One genomic window of Streptomyces sp. NBC_01276 includes the following:
- the groES gene encoding co-chaperone GroES: protein MTTTSSKVAIKPLEDRIVVQPLDAEQTTASGLVIPDTAKEKPQEGVVLAVGPGRFEDGQRLPLDVTVGDVVLYSKYGGTEVKYNGEEYLVLSARDVLAIVEK from the coding sequence GTGACGACCACCAGCTCCAAGGTTGCCATCAAGCCGCTTGAGGACCGCATCGTGGTCCAGCCGCTCGACGCCGAGCAGACCACGGCCTCTGGCCTGGTCATCCCGGACACCGCGAAGGAGAAGCCCCAGGAGGGCGTCGTCCTTGCCGTGGGCCCGGGCCGCTTCGAGGACGGCCAGCGTCTCCCGCTGGACGTCACCGTCGGCGACGTCGTCCTGTACTCCAAGTACGGCGGCACCGAAGTGAAGTACAACGGCGAGGAGTACCTCGTCCTCTCGGCCCGCGACGTGCTCGCGATCGTCGAGAAGTAA
- a CDS encoding sensor histidine kinase: protein MVSSVRARAALAAALAMAAVLAGGGLWLYTLMRANLLDNTTGRTELAARKVAAQLDTRTLPPGGRLPAPESGVDLVLVRDAAGRTVSTSGGPQDVPGLAALRPAPGQDSRSVVLGPARPGAERRVAVVVTAPGTGGDPHPPYTVYAMTVLGDVDDATRAIALGLLAGAPPLIAFAAALAWWVTGQALRPVTAIRTELAAVTASELDRRVPDPGGADEIARLARTVNDTLDRLERSDARQRQFTADASHELRNPLAAVRARLEVALARPRPDRESVSAALADTERLQRIAADLLLLARLDGGPAPRSEPVDLALLAAEDAARRPAPRVPLRLAAPAPVPAYGDPARLERALANLVDNALRYARSGVLVRAVAEDDGWAVLEVTDDGPGIPEADRDRVFERFVRLDADRGRAGGGTGLGLAIAREIARAHGGDVRALAAREGAAGARLELRIPSGPRGG, encoded by the coding sequence GTGGTTAGCAGCGTCCGCGCGCGGGCCGCCCTGGCGGCCGCCCTCGCGATGGCCGCCGTCCTGGCCGGCGGCGGACTGTGGCTGTACACCCTCATGCGCGCCAACCTCCTCGACAACACCACCGGCCGCACCGAACTCGCCGCGCGCAAGGTCGCCGCCCAGCTCGACACCCGCACCCTGCCGCCCGGCGGGCGGCTGCCCGCGCCGGAGAGCGGCGTGGACCTGGTCCTCGTACGGGACGCGGCCGGGCGGACGGTCTCCACCAGCGGGGGCCCGCAGGACGTCCCCGGCCTCGCCGCCCTGCGCCCCGCACCGGGCCAGGACTCCCGCTCCGTCGTGCTCGGCCCCGCGCGCCCCGGCGCGGAACGGCGGGTGGCCGTCGTCGTCACCGCCCCCGGCACGGGCGGCGATCCGCACCCCCCTTACACCGTCTACGCGATGACGGTGCTCGGCGACGTCGACGACGCCACCCGCGCCATCGCCCTCGGACTGCTCGCCGGCGCGCCCCCGCTGATCGCCTTCGCGGCGGCCCTGGCGTGGTGGGTCACCGGGCAGGCGCTGCGGCCCGTCACCGCCATCCGTACGGAACTCGCCGCCGTCACCGCCAGCGAGCTCGACCGGCGCGTCCCCGACCCCGGCGGCGCCGACGAGATCGCCCGGCTGGCCCGGACCGTCAACGACACCCTCGACCGGCTGGAACGCTCCGACGCCCGCCAGCGCCAGTTCACCGCCGATGCCTCGCACGAGCTGCGCAACCCCCTGGCCGCCGTCCGCGCCCGGCTGGAAGTCGCCCTGGCCCGGCCGCGTCCCGACCGGGAGTCGGTGTCCGCCGCGCTGGCCGACACCGAACGGCTCCAGCGGATCGCCGCCGACCTGCTGCTGCTGGCCCGCCTCGACGGCGGACCCGCGCCGCGCTCCGAGCCCGTCGACCTCGCGCTGCTCGCCGCCGAGGACGCGGCCCGGCGGCCCGCGCCCCGGGTACCGCTGCGGCTGGCCGCGCCCGCGCCCGTACCGGCGTACGGGGATCCGGCGCGGCTGGAGCGGGCCCTGGCCAACCTGGTGGACAACGCCCTTCGGTACGCCCGCTCCGGGGTCCTGGTCCGGGCCGTCGCCGAGGACGACGGCTGGGCGGTGCTGGAGGTCACCGACGACGGTCCGGGCATCCCGGAGGCGGACCGGGACCGGGTCTTCGAGCGGTTCGTACGCCTCGACGCGGACCGGGGGCGGGCCGGCGGCGGGACCGGGCTGGGCCTGGCCATCGCCCGGGAGATCGCGCGGGCCCACGGGGGCGACGTACGCGCGCTGGCGGCCCGGGAGGGCGCCGCGGGCGCCCGGCTGGAGCTGCGGATCCCGTCGGGGCCGCGGGGCGGCTGA
- a CDS encoding polysaccharide deacetylase family protein: protein MQLVRQKGNTAQYGHRSAARPRGRYGVAVAALLVAALGTGCGAADRAAPAKPKAGEAGPGAAGALANAAEQAKAAQQARIAAAKKWGLLKTPLLAPPAPKTKREITTREGFEVEDQDEYPPVFTTVPTEDKVVFLTIDDGAEKDPEFVKMMQELKIPYTAFLSDYLVRDNYPYFKGMQDAGVTLNNHTLNHRYMPALSYEKQREEICGQQDTIQKQFGKRPTLFRPPYGNYNQDTLRAAKSCGIKAVPLWNAEAFVNRMDYREWDRDLHPGDIILSHFRGREDWKGTMPDMIRHVMKTVTDKGYAVARLEDYL, encoded by the coding sequence ATGCAGCTAGTACGACAAAAGGGAAATACTGCGCAGTATGGTCACCGGTCCGCGGCCCGCCCGCGCGGCCGGTACGGGGTGGCAGTGGCCGCGCTGCTCGTCGCCGCCCTGGGCACGGGCTGCGGGGCCGCGGACCGGGCGGCACCGGCCAAGCCCAAGGCCGGCGAAGCGGGCCCCGGAGCGGCCGGCGCCCTCGCCAACGCCGCCGAGCAGGCCAAGGCCGCCCAGCAGGCCCGGATCGCCGCCGCGAAGAAGTGGGGCCTCCTCAAGACGCCGCTGCTGGCCCCGCCCGCACCGAAGACGAAGCGCGAGATCACCACCCGTGAGGGCTTCGAGGTCGAGGACCAGGACGAATACCCGCCGGTCTTCACCACCGTCCCGACGGAGGACAAGGTCGTCTTCCTGACCATCGACGACGGCGCGGAGAAGGACCCCGAGTTCGTCAAGATGATGCAGGAACTGAAGATCCCGTACACGGCGTTCCTCAGCGACTACCTCGTCCGCGACAACTACCCGTACTTCAAGGGGATGCAGGACGCGGGGGTCACCCTCAACAACCACACGCTGAACCACCGCTACATGCCCGCGCTCTCCTACGAGAAGCAGCGCGAGGAGATCTGCGGCCAACAGGACACCATCCAGAAGCAGTTCGGCAAGCGCCCGACCCTCTTCCGGCCGCCGTACGGCAACTACAACCAGGACACCCTGCGCGCGGCCAAGTCCTGTGGCATCAAGGCGGTGCCGCTGTGGAACGCGGAGGCCTTCGTGAACCGGATGGACTACCGCGAATGGGACCGGGACCTCCACCCCGGGGACATCATCCTGTCCCATTTCCGGGGCCGGGAGGACTGGAAGGGCACGATGCCTGACATGATCCGTCATGTCATGAAGACCGTCACGGACAAGGGGTACGCCGTGGCCCGCCTGGAGGATTACCTTTGA
- a CDS encoding PadR family transcriptional regulator, protein MLELAILGFLYEQPLHGYELKRRVAHLTGHVRPIADGTLYPAIKRLEKAGLLSRQTEPGTRAAPRHVLTLTGAGRDDLRRRLREADGVEISDENHWFTVLAFLGQLEDPDQQAAVLRRRRTFLQEPSSFFYEGERPLGAEEFDDPFRQGLLTIARATSRTELHWLDTTLKALTSEADTN, encoded by the coding sequence GTGTTGGAACTGGCGATCCTGGGCTTCCTGTACGAGCAGCCGCTGCACGGCTACGAGCTGAAGCGGCGCGTCGCGCATCTCACCGGCCATGTCCGGCCCATCGCTGACGGCACGCTCTATCCGGCCATCAAGCGACTGGAGAAGGCCGGGCTGCTGAGCCGGCAGACCGAGCCCGGCACCCGGGCGGCGCCCCGACATGTCCTCACCCTGACCGGCGCGGGCCGGGACGACCTGCGCCGACGCCTGCGTGAGGCCGACGGCGTCGAGATCAGCGACGAGAACCACTGGTTCACCGTCCTGGCCTTCCTGGGCCAGCTGGAGGATCCCGACCAGCAAGCGGCGGTCCTCCGCCGCCGCCGGACCTTCCTTCAGGAGCCGAGCAGCTTCTTCTACGAGGGTGAACGGCCGCTCGGTGCGGAGGAGTTCGATGACCCCTTCCGTCAGGGCTTGCTGACCATCGCCCGCGCCACCAGCCGCACCGAGCTGCACTGGTTGGACACCACCCTGAAGGCGCTCACCTCCGAGGCTGACACGAACTGA
- a CDS encoding response regulator transcription factor, with amino-acid sequence MRILVVEDEENLAESLRQGLSADGHRVDVAHDGHRGLELALTGGPYDAVLLDLMLPGLGGAEICARMRAHGVPTPVLMLTAKDGEHDEAEGLDAGADDYLTKPFSLVVLGARLRALARRAAAPEPAVLRAGDLVLDPQDRRCRRGTHDIELTARELGVLACLMERPGRAVAKQDILDEVWDAPHDIDPNIVEVYVSSLRKKIDAPFGRRSILTVHGTGYRMAPDGG; translated from the coding sequence GTGCGCATCCTCGTGGTCGAAGACGAAGAGAACCTGGCCGAATCCCTCCGCCAGGGCCTGTCCGCCGACGGCCACCGCGTGGACGTCGCCCACGACGGCCACCGCGGCCTGGAACTGGCCCTCACCGGCGGCCCGTACGACGCCGTGCTCCTGGACCTGATGCTCCCCGGTCTCGGCGGCGCCGAGATCTGCGCCCGGATGCGCGCCCACGGCGTCCCCACCCCCGTCCTGATGCTGACCGCCAAGGACGGCGAGCACGACGAGGCCGAGGGCCTCGACGCGGGCGCCGACGACTACCTCACCAAACCCTTCTCCCTCGTCGTGCTCGGCGCCCGGCTGCGCGCCCTCGCCCGCCGCGCCGCCGCCCCCGAACCCGCCGTGCTGCGCGCCGGCGACCTGGTCCTCGACCCGCAGGACCGCCGCTGCCGCCGCGGCACGCACGACATCGAACTCACCGCGCGCGAGCTCGGCGTCCTCGCCTGCCTGATGGAGCGCCCCGGCCGGGCCGTCGCCAAACAGGACATCCTCGACGAGGTCTGGGACGCCCCCCACGACATCGACCCGAACATCGTCGAGGTCTACGTCTCCTCCCTGCGCAAGAAGATCGACGCCCCCTTCGGCCGCCGCTCCATCCTCACCGTGCACGGCACCGGCTACCGGATGGCCCCCGACGGTGGTTAG
- a CDS encoding LCP family protein, producing the protein MSAHRRKTARRRRRPPRRIGRKLLVAGCALTVLAGGTAWYLYRDLASSIGSSRALEGAEKSAHGDLNILLIGLDSRRDQNGDELPEEVLDKLHAGNSDIGGYNANTMILLHVPGDGGKAKAFSIPRDDFVDISGVPGHGKDKIKKAYGLAKAAKEDQLSAQGVNDRRRLEREGREAGRKAQIDTVRAFLGVPVDHFAELNLAGFYHLADALDGVPVCLRKPVKDKYSGADFPAGRQTLNGAQSLAFVRQRHGLEMGDLDRTKRQQAFLAGATQKLNSAGTFTDPVKLLKLIDTAKQDVVTDAGWDLLAFVKQAKNLSGGKVQFTTLPVEGFGRNHGEDINVVDDMKIKRLIAEQIGPQATATPSAPGAASSPSSPAPPSSSSSPAASPPAPPSPAEQPGTIDGGGVPCVD; encoded by the coding sequence ATGAGTGCGCACCGCAGGAAGACCGCCCGCCGCCGCAGGCGCCCGCCACGGCGGATCGGCCGCAAGCTGCTCGTCGCGGGCTGCGCCCTGACGGTGTTGGCGGGCGGCACGGCCTGGTACCTCTACCGGGACCTCGCGTCGAGCATCGGCAGCTCCCGCGCCCTGGAGGGCGCCGAGAAGTCGGCGCACGGGGACCTGAACATCCTGCTCATCGGCCTGGACAGCCGCCGCGACCAGAACGGCGACGAGCTGCCCGAGGAGGTCCTCGACAAGCTGCACGCGGGCAATTCGGACATCGGCGGCTACAACGCCAACACCATGATCCTGCTGCACGTGCCGGGCGACGGCGGCAAGGCGAAGGCCTTCTCCATACCGCGCGACGACTTCGTGGACATCTCCGGCGTGCCCGGCCACGGGAAAGACAAGATCAAGAAGGCGTACGGGCTGGCGAAGGCGGCGAAGGAGGACCAGCTCTCCGCGCAGGGCGTGAACGACCGGCGACGGCTGGAACGGGAGGGGCGCGAGGCGGGGCGCAAGGCCCAGATCGACACGGTGCGCGCCTTCCTGGGCGTCCCGGTCGATCACTTCGCCGAGCTCAACCTGGCCGGTTTCTACCACCTGGCCGACGCGCTGGACGGCGTACCGGTGTGCCTGAGGAAGCCGGTGAAGGACAAGTACTCGGGCGCCGACTTCCCCGCGGGCCGCCAGACCCTCAACGGCGCCCAGTCCCTCGCCTTCGTACGGCAGCGGCACGGGCTGGAGATGGGCGACCTGGACCGGACGAAGCGGCAGCAGGCGTTCCTGGCGGGCGCCACGCAGAAGCTGAACTCGGCCGGGACCTTCACGGACCCGGTGAAGCTGCTCAAGCTGATCGACACCGCGAAACAGGACGTCGTGACCGACGCGGGCTGGGATCTGCTGGCCTTCGTGAAGCAGGCGAAGAACCTGTCCGGGGGAAAAGTGCAATTTACGACACTCCCCGTGGAGGGGTTCGGAAGGAACCATGGGGAGGACATCAACGTCGTAGATGATATGAAGATAAAGCGCCTCATTGCAGAGCAGATCGGTCCTCAGGCCACTGCGACCCCGAGTGCACCGGGCGCCGCCTCCTCACCTTCCTCCCCGGCCCCTCCCTCCTCTTCGTCCTCCCCCGCCGCGTCACCGCCGGCACCCCCTTCCCCCGCGGAGCAGCCCGGAACCATCGACGGCGGCGGCGTCCCGTGCGTGGACTGA
- a CDS encoding DUF6234 family protein, producing MTRPTHGERARTGSDWVADIATALLLTLLEAAAVAVGLYVAVVAAWDAQGTGGDDRTVLVLLLGGLVLAAVTAGVVSGRAFRRRAPVTGCVQALVCAALLVGTAAVAHQSRDQLRSDPPAPASPYRGTYGQCFSGGDDHECPGG from the coding sequence ATGACGAGACCGACACACGGCGAACGCGCACGCACCGGATCCGACTGGGTCGCGGACATCGCGACCGCCCTGCTGCTGACCCTGCTGGAGGCCGCGGCCGTCGCCGTCGGCCTCTACGTGGCGGTCGTCGCCGCCTGGGACGCCCAGGGCACCGGGGGCGACGACCGGACGGTCCTGGTCCTGCTGCTGGGCGGACTCGTCCTGGCGGCCGTGACCGCCGGGGTCGTCTCCGGCCGCGCCTTCCGCCGCCGCGCGCCCGTCACCGGATGCGTCCAGGCACTGGTGTGCGCGGCCCTGCTCGTGGGCACCGCGGCCGTGGCCCACCAGTCCCGCGACCAGCTCCGGTCCGATCCGCCCGCGCCGGCGTCCCCGTACCGGGGCACGTACGGCCAGTGCTTCAGCGGCGGCGACGACCACGAGTGTCCGGGCGGTTGA
- a CDS encoding FtsW/RodA/SpoVE family cell cycle protein translates to MRGLRPQTVSGARRRTEALLLLLVIGIAVFGHVSAGLAMNGELPQQLVSFVISLTLLSLVGHLGIRRFAPYADPLIFPLAMLLTGLGLVLIHRLDQGYIERYGSEANAPGQLMWTVVGVAACILVVALLRDHRLLQRFIYITMAVALVLLIAPAFFGADTYGAKRWIILFGFSVQPGEFVKIMIAIFFAGYLVIHRDSLALTGRKFLGMRMPPMRQLGPIVTVWVLSMLVLVFERDLGTSLIFFGVFVVMLYVATERTSWIVCGLFMAAVGAFAVGATEPHVKARVAAWLNPLSYYWKDRPPGVTSDQSAQALFSFGTGGVSGTGLGLGHPELIKFAGRSDFILTTVGEELGLAGVMAVLILYALLVQRGLRMALAARDPFGKLLAVGLASALALQVFVVAGGVTGLIPLTGKALPFLAKGGSSLLANWIMIALLLRISDSAERQREADAHGPAETTITPMVAAGR, encoded by the coding sequence GTGCGTGGACTGAGGCCCCAGACGGTGTCGGGTGCGCGCCGGCGCACCGAAGCACTGCTCCTGCTCCTCGTCATCGGCATCGCCGTCTTCGGCCACGTGAGCGCCGGGCTGGCGATGAACGGGGAGCTGCCGCAGCAGCTCGTCAGCTTCGTCATCAGCCTGACGCTGCTGTCCCTCGTGGGACACCTGGGCATCCGCCGGTTCGCGCCGTACGCCGACCCGCTGATCTTCCCGCTCGCCATGCTGCTGACCGGGCTCGGCCTGGTGCTGATCCACCGCCTCGACCAGGGGTACATCGAGCGGTACGGCTCCGAGGCGAACGCGCCGGGCCAGCTGATGTGGACGGTGGTCGGGGTCGCCGCCTGCATCCTGGTGGTGGCGCTGCTGCGTGACCACCGGCTGCTCCAGCGGTTCATCTACATCACGATGGCCGTCGCACTGGTACTGCTGATCGCGCCGGCGTTCTTCGGCGCGGACACGTACGGCGCGAAACGCTGGATCATCCTCTTCGGCTTCTCGGTCCAGCCCGGCGAATTCGTGAAGATCATGATCGCGATCTTCTTCGCGGGCTACCTGGTCATCCACCGGGATTCCCTGGCCCTGACGGGCCGGAAGTTCCTGGGCATGCGGATGCCCCCGATGCGTCAGCTCGGCCCGATCGTCACGGTGTGGGTCCTGTCCATGCTCGTCCTCGTCTTCGAGCGCGACCTGGGCACCTCGCTGATCTTCTTCGGCGTCTTCGTGGTGATGCTCTACGTGGCCACCGAGCGCACCAGCTGGATCGTGTGCGGTCTGTTCATGGCGGCGGTGGGCGCCTTCGCGGTGGGGGCGACCGAGCCGCACGTGAAGGCCCGCGTGGCGGCGTGGCTGAACCCGCTCTCCTACTACTGGAAGGACCGCCCGCCGGGCGTCACCTCCGACCAGTCGGCACAGGCGCTGTTCAGCTTCGGCACCGGCGGCGTCTCGGGCACCGGCCTGGGGCTGGGCCACCCCGAGCTGATCAAGTTCGCGGGCCGCAGCGACTTCATCCTGACGACGGTCGGCGAGGAACTGGGCCTGGCCGGCGTCATGGCCGTCCTGATCCTCTACGCCCTCCTCGTGCAGCGGGGCCTGCGGATGGCTCTGGCCGCGCGCGACCCGTTCGGCAAGCTCCTGGCGGTCGGCCTGGCCTCGGCGCTCGCGCTCCAGGTCTTCGTGGTGGCGGGCGGCGTCACCGGGCTGATCCCCCTGACCGGCAAGGCCCTGCCCTTCCTGGCGAAGGGCGGCTCCTCCCTCCTGGCCAACTGGATCATGATCGCCCTCCTCCTCCGCATCAGCGACAGCGCGGAACGCCAACGCGAGGCGGACGCCCACGGCCCGGCGGAAACAACGATCACGCCGATGGTGGCGGCGGGGCGGTGA
- a CDS encoding polysaccharide deacetylase family protein gives MYARRLVAGTLTAGALALSLTGCGNSVDPIERLGRKTATETGTASASPSARPSAAPGASASAGTPADEAYKKWGLTAPLQYAPKPAQKPQLPKAAPGKPVVLDRIPVPATDKVVFLTFDDGAEKDPEFLKMAAELKLPISMFLTDNIASADYSYFEKLRDNGSGSTVNNHTLTHPNLRTLPFAAQKKEICGQQDRLEKRFGKRPTFFRPPYGNYNDDTLKAASECGISSVFLWRESMQINDFQYSEGSAFKPGDIILAHFRGPSELKGTTETQMTTRMLQHIQQQGYKIARLEDYV, from the coding sequence ATGTACGCGCGCCGGTTGGTAGCCGGGACGCTGACGGCCGGCGCGCTCGCGCTGTCCCTGACGGGGTGCGGGAACAGTGTGGATCCCATCGAGAGACTGGGCCGCAAGACCGCGACGGAGACGGGGACGGCCTCGGCCTCCCCGTCGGCGCGGCCCTCCGCGGCCCCGGGAGCCTCCGCGTCGGCGGGGACGCCGGCGGACGAGGCGTACAAGAAGTGGGGTCTGACCGCCCCCCTCCAGTACGCCCCCAAGCCCGCGCAGAAGCCCCAACTCCCCAAGGCCGCACCGGGGAAGCCGGTCGTCCTGGACCGAATACCCGTCCCCGCGACGGACAAGGTCGTCTTCCTGACCTTCGACGACGGCGCGGAGAAGGACCCCGAGTTCCTGAAGATGGCGGCCGAACTGAAGCTGCCGATCAGCATGTTCCTGACCGACAACATCGCGTCGGCGGACTACTCGTACTTCGAGAAGCTCCGCGACAACGGCTCGGGCAGCACGGTCAACAACCACACGCTGACCCACCCGAACCTGCGCACGCTGCCCTTCGCGGCGCAGAAGAAGGAGATCTGCGGGCAGCAGGACCGCCTGGAGAAGCGCTTCGGCAAGCGCCCCACGTTCTTCCGGCCGCCGTACGGCAACTACAACGACGACACCCTCAAGGCAGCCTCCGAGTGCGGGATCTCCTCGGTCTTCCTGTGGCGTGAGTCGATGCAGATCAACGACTTCCAGTACAGCGAAGGCTCCGCCTTCAAGCCGGGAGACATCATCCTGGCCCACTTCCGCGGCCCGTCTGAACTCAAGGGCACGACGGAAACCCAGATGACCACCCGCATGCTCCAGCACATCCAGCAGCAGGGCTACAAGATCGCCCGCCTGGAGGACTACGTGTAA
- a CDS encoding alpha/beta fold hydrolase, with amino-acid sequence MRDAQVTPEGARIRWVELPGDPRRATRVYLHGLGASAAPYFAASAAHPALAGHRSLLVDLLGFGISDRPTDFAYTLEDHADTVAAALEAAEVQTADVIGHSMGGAVAIVLAARHPHLVGRLVLVDAALDPVPVAHGRPGVSGIAAYTEEEFLVCGWRRVREDAGPHWWSTMRLAGREALHRSATHRALGTEPALRDTLLALPIPRAYLRPEADQPLPGAQELAEAGVEVVSIPDCGHNIMLDNPEAFARATAHALRET; translated from the coding sequence GTGCGTGACGCTCAGGTGACCCCCGAAGGGGCGCGAATCCGCTGGGTGGAGCTGCCCGGAGACCCCCGCCGTGCCACCCGCGTCTACCTGCACGGGCTCGGCGCCTCCGCCGCGCCGTACTTCGCGGCCTCCGCCGCGCACCCCGCCCTGGCCGGCCACCGCTCGCTGCTGGTCGACCTGCTGGGCTTCGGCATCAGCGACCGCCCCACCGACTTCGCCTACACCCTGGAGGACCATGCCGACACCGTGGCGGCGGCCCTGGAGGCGGCCGAGGTCCAGACAGCGGACGTCATCGGGCACAGCATGGGCGGCGCGGTGGCCATCGTGCTGGCCGCCCGCCACCCGCACCTGGTCGGCCGACTCGTCCTGGTCGACGCCGCCCTCGACCCGGTGCCCGTAGCTCACGGCCGGCCCGGGGTGAGCGGCATCGCCGCCTATACGGAGGAGGAGTTCCTGGTCTGCGGGTGGCGCCGGGTTCGCGAGGACGCCGGGCCGCACTGGTGGTCCACCATGCGGCTGGCCGGGCGCGAGGCGCTGCACCGCAGCGCGACGCACCGGGCCCTCGGCACCGAGCCCGCCCTACGCGACACGCTGCTGGCCCTGCCGATCCCGCGCGCCTACCTGCGGCCGGAGGCCGACCAGCCGCTTCCCGGCGCGCAGGAACTCGCCGAAGCGGGAGTCGAGGTGGTGTCGATCCCGGACTGCGGGCACAACATCATGCTGGACAACCCGGAAGCCTTCGCGCGGGCCACCGCGCACGCCCTGCGTGAGACCTGA
- the groL gene encoding chaperonin GroEL (60 kDa chaperone family; promotes refolding of misfolded polypeptides especially under stressful conditions; forms two stacked rings of heptamers to form a barrel-shaped 14mer; ends can be capped by GroES; misfolded proteins enter the barrel where they are refolded when GroES binds), translating into MPKILKFDEDARRALERGVNKLADTVKVTIGPKGRNVVIDKKFGAPTITNDGVTIAREVELDDPYENLGAQLVKEVATKTNDIAGDGTTTATVLAQALVREGLRNVAAGASPAALKKGIDAAVKAVSEDLLATARPIEDKSDIAAVAALSAQDQQVGELIAEAMDKVGKDGVITVEESNAFGLELEFTEGMAFDKGYLSPYMVTDQERMEAVLDDPYILINQGKISSIQDLLPLLEKVIQAGGSRPLLIIAEDVEGEALSTLVVNKIRGTFNAVAVKAPGFGDRRKAMLQDMATLTGATVIAEEVGLKLDQAGLDVLGSARRVTISKDDTTIVDGGGNAADVAGRVNQIKAEIESTDSDWDREKLQERLAKLAGGVCVIKVGAATEVELKEKKHRLEDAISATRAAVEEGIVSGGGSALVHAVKVLDGNLGLTGDEGTGVSVVRRAAVEPLRWIAENAGLEGYVITSKVAELEKGQGFNAATGEYGDLVKAGVIDPVKVTRSALENAASIASLLLTTETLVVEKPAEEEADAGHGHGHGHSH; encoded by the coding sequence ATGCCGAAGATTCTTAAGTTTGACGAGGACGCCCGTCGCGCCCTCGAGCGCGGTGTCAACAAGCTTGCCGACACGGTCAAGGTGACGATCGGCCCCAAGGGCCGCAACGTCGTCATCGACAAGAAGTTCGGCGCTCCCACCATCACCAACGACGGTGTCACCATCGCCCGCGAGGTCGAGCTGGACGACCCGTACGAGAACCTGGGCGCCCAGCTCGTGAAGGAGGTGGCGACCAAGACCAACGACATCGCGGGTGACGGCACCACCACCGCCACCGTGCTGGCCCAGGCGCTGGTCCGCGAGGGTCTGCGCAACGTCGCCGCCGGCGCCTCCCCGGCCGCCCTGAAGAAGGGCATCGACGCCGCGGTCAAGGCCGTGTCCGAGGACCTCCTCGCGACCGCCCGCCCGATCGAGGACAAGTCCGACATCGCCGCCGTGGCCGCGCTCTCCGCGCAGGACCAGCAGGTCGGCGAGCTCATCGCCGAGGCGATGGACAAGGTCGGCAAGGACGGTGTCATCACCGTCGAGGAGTCCAACGCCTTCGGCCTGGAGCTGGAGTTCACCGAGGGCATGGCCTTCGACAAGGGCTACCTCTCCCCGTACATGGTGACCGACCAGGAGCGTATGGAGGCCGTCCTCGACGACCCGTACATCCTGATCAACCAGGGCAAGATCTCCTCGATCCAGGACCTCCTGCCGCTGCTGGAGAAGGTCATCCAGGCCGGCGGCTCCCGCCCGCTGCTGATCATCGCCGAGGACGTCGAGGGCGAGGCGCTCTCCACCCTCGTCGTCAACAAGATCCGCGGCACCTTCAACGCGGTCGCGGTCAAGGCCCCCGGCTTCGGCGACCGCCGCAAGGCGATGCTGCAGGACATGGCCACCCTCACCGGTGCCACCGTCATCGCCGAGGAGGTCGGCCTCAAGCTCGACCAGGCCGGTCTGGACGTCCTCGGCTCCGCGCGCCGCGTGACCATCTCCAAGGACGACACGACCATCGTCGACGGTGGCGGCAACGCCGCTGACGTCGCGGGCCGCGTCAACCAGATCAAGGCCGAGATCGAGTCCACGGACTCCGACTGGGACCGCGAGAAGCTGCAGGAGCGCCTGGCGAAGCTCGCCGGCGGCGTCTGCGTCATCAAGGTCGGCGCCGCCACCGAGGTGGAGCTCAAGGAGAAGAAGCACCGCCTTGAGGACGCCATCTCGGCGACCCGCGCCGCGGTCGAGGAGGGCATCGTCTCCGGCGGTGGCTCCGCGCTCGTCCACGCCGTCAAGGTCCTCGACGGGAACCTCGGCCTGACCGGCGACGAGGGCACCGGCGTCTCCGTCGTGCGCCGCGCCGCCGTCGAGCCGCTGCGCTGGATCGCCGAGAACGCCGGCCTGGAGGGTTACGTCATCACCTCCAAGGTCGCCGAGCTCGAAAAGGGCCAGGGCTTCAACGCCGCCACCGGCGAGTACGGCGACCTGGTCAAGGCCGGCGTCATCGACCCGGTCAAGGTCACCCGCTCCGCGCTGGAGAACGCCGCTTCCATCGCCTCCCTGCTGCTCACGACCGAGACCCTGGTCGTCGAGAAGCCGGCCGAGGAAGAGGCCGACGCCGGTCACGGCCACGGTCACGGCCACAGCCACTGA